The proteins below are encoded in one region of Pseudobacteroides sp.:
- a CDS encoding S-layer homology domain-containing protein, producing the protein MFKRRVLSLILSMVVVVSPVCGVFADSTKVDITSSGVILGIESVNENAKLQIKFTNDYDDVVHNNTIDNFVLEFDFDGQGSLTGTNLLKTGNHYKVTGTNLKKRDFVILNYDGKLNDKDVNNVRLYPAMDPCKSWDGANGAAYTKGQVLLYDGKHYECISNHSIIIDQAMPWQVGKTYNIGDIVSYGGAAYKVNSPHTPTLDAYTIWQMWNTYKVGDIVERNGKYYQVTEEHTPEADKVFNWNITSTYKTGDIIRYNNNYYEVKTAHTPYLETVPEWKVEKTYNTGDKVSFNGGYYECTGSYTPQGTIGVISGKHAAGDYFSDKGSYYKVTQDYNFVIINDFFDMSPHMGDIVYCKQTNNYYLCSREDSNGRGYTIYGSSILASRYTNANINEIGATSSHWKPYAIKNEAYWAPSNTANNLFQSYKIKDETYWSPENYTRAFTPYVLKDEAYWNPKNYTKGFETYTLRGVDYWNPQNYSAGFKQIVVEDYDYSANVKLNYTIMLDSSFDEDSKDNLILLPQGNGSSTSYSIKTNPSHGTANTGIRDGKWVVIYTPVLNYSGTDLVVLNQDNGDGQVIETKINITIKPINDPPSNTTKPAVSGSYWVGQTLNATTGMWNDNTDLKSGNLAYSYQWQRTSGLEALNVTDIAGATKDSYKLTSDDRDEYIRVKITCTDDGEGLPYNQSTTAYSSWEKVGSPEVSIKNYFVTSSNRNNGFAKIGDTITLTITPSEAITAPKVMIGGSEAEVTKQEGVWSAVYKMSDDNTEGYIPVTISDYSSIEKNADGKNFVGQPLSVTSSVYFDKTNPSININGDSITSIVVGSEYIDPGASATDNFDIIKDEQILVQNNVDTLVPGCYSVTYSVYDSAGNAAVPSIRTVNVLSDNADLKSITSSEGKLTPAFSPSKTQYQINVSSSTQSISVAASVYDAGASIAGGNTRVLDLKIGDNDLSFTVIAQDQKTQKTYKVRVVRVNYPTIVSNANTSTNNINTPTTPTIVTVPEEKIPEAFSGYQDIKGHWAETDISELMKDKIVSGYDDNTIKPDSKITRAEMAKLIVSVLKLKIVNTGSIQYKDAGEFAEWAKPYIETALENKLMIGYDDSSFKASKYITREEAAAVLIRAFAFGKAQSTELSFTDSGNIHTWALEYVAKAVEMNIIKGYPGNMFYPEKEVTRAESFVMINRSVKLINVTVDNK; encoded by the coding sequence ATGTTTAAAAGAAGGGTATTATCTTTAATTTTATCTATGGTTGTGGTGGTATCTCCTGTTTGTGGAGTTTTTGCCGATTCTACAAAAGTAGATATTACATCGAGCGGTGTAATTTTGGGAATTGAATCGGTGAACGAAAATGCCAAGCTTCAGATTAAATTTACAAACGATTATGATGATGTTGTACATAACAATACCATTGATAATTTCGTTTTGGAATTTGATTTTGATGGACAAGGAAGTTTGACAGGGACAAATCTGTTGAAGACAGGTAACCATTATAAGGTGACAGGAACCAACCTCAAAAAACGCGATTTTGTCATATTAAACTATGATGGAAAACTAAACGATAAGGATGTTAACAATGTGCGATTGTATCCTGCCATGGACCCGTGCAAATCTTGGGATGGTGCAAACGGTGCAGCTTACACAAAGGGACAGGTGCTACTATATGATGGCAAACACTATGAATGCATCAGTAACCACAGTATCATAATAGATCAGGCAATGCCCTGGCAAGTAGGAAAAACCTACAATATAGGAGATATTGTTTCATATGGTGGAGCTGCTTATAAAGTTAATAGCCCACATACTCCCACCTTGGATGCATATACAATATGGCAAATGTGGAACACATACAAAGTAGGAGATATTGTTGAGAGAAATGGGAAATACTATCAGGTAACAGAAGAGCATACGCCTGAAGCAGATAAAGTCTTTAATTGGAATATAACAAGTACATATAAAACAGGAGATATCATCAGATACAACAACAATTACTATGAGGTAAAAACAGCTCATACTCCATATTTGGAAACAGTTCCTGAATGGAAGGTAGAAAAGACATATAATACTGGAGATAAAGTTTCTTTTAACGGTGGTTACTATGAATGCACTGGATCGTATACACCACAAGGGACAATTGGTGTCATAAGCGGAAAGCATGCTGCCGGAGATTATTTCTCGGATAAAGGCTCATACTATAAGGTAACCCAAGACTATAACTTCGTAATCATTAACGACTTTTTTGATATGAGCCCTCATATGGGAGATATTGTATATTGCAAACAGACAAACAATTATTATTTATGTTCCAGGGAAGATTCAAATGGTAGGGGATATACTATCTACGGTTCAAGTATACTTGCTTCAAGGTATACCAATGCAAATATCAATGAAATAGGTGCAACTTCCTCCCATTGGAAGCCTTATGCAATAAAAAATGAAGCATATTGGGCTCCATCAAATACAGCAAATAATTTATTTCAATCCTATAAAATTAAAGATGAAACATACTGGTCCCCTGAAAACTATACTAGGGCTTTTACACCTTATGTACTTAAGGATGAAGCTTATTGGAACCCTAAGAACTATACAAAAGGGTTTGAGACTTATACTTTAAGGGGTGTTGATTATTGGAATCCTCAAAATTACAGTGCAGGCTTCAAACAAATTGTAGTTGAAGATTATGATTATTCAGCTAATGTAAAGTTAAATTACACAATCATGCTGGATTCCTCCTTTGATGAGGATAGTAAAGATAATCTTATCCTTTTGCCACAAGGGAATGGCTCAAGTACCAGCTACAGCATTAAGACAAATCCTTCACATGGTACTGCCAATACTGGAATACGAGATGGAAAGTGGGTTGTAATATATACACCAGTATTAAATTACAGTGGAACGGACCTGGTGGTACTTAACCAAGACAATGGTGATGGTCAAGTCATTGAAACAAAAATTAACATAACAATAAAGCCCATCAATGATCCGCCAAGCAACACAACGAAACCTGCTGTATCAGGAAGTTATTGGGTGGGTCAAACCTTGAATGCAACAACAGGTATGTGGAATGATAACACTGATTTAAAATCAGGGAATCTGGCGTATTCGTATCAATGGCAAAGAACTTCAGGCTTAGAGGCCTTGAATGTAACAGATATAGCTGGTGCAACAAAGGACTCATATAAATTGACTTCAGATGATAGGGATGAGTATATCCGTGTTAAAATAACATGCACTGATGACGGGGAAGGCTTGCCCTACAACCAAAGTACGACTGCATATTCTTCCTGGGAAAAGGTTGGCTCCCCGGAAGTCAGTATCAAAAATTACTTTGTGACATCCAGTAACAGGAATAATGGATTTGCAAAGATAGGAGATACAATCACTTTAACAATAACACCAAGTGAAGCTATTACAGCACCTAAGGTAATGATCGGCGGAAGTGAAGCGGAGGTAACCAAACAAGAAGGTGTATGGTCAGCGGTTTATAAAATGAGCGATGATAATACCGAAGGCTATATTCCGGTTACTATAAGCGATTATTCGTCAATTGAAAAAAATGCAGATGGAAAAAACTTTGTGGGGCAACCTTTAAGTGTGACATCTTCGGTTTATTTTGACAAAACAAACCCTAGCATTAATATTAATGGTGACAGCATCACAAGCATTGTTGTAGGGAGTGAATACATAGACCCAGGAGCAAGTGCAACAGACAATTTTGACATTATAAAGGATGAACAAATTCTTGTGCAAAACAATGTAGATACATTGGTTCCAGGTTGTTATTCAGTAACCTACTCAGTGTATGATTCAGCGGGAAACGCGGCAGTTCCAAGCATCCGAACCGTCAATGTATTATCCGACAATGCGGATTTAAAAAGCATTACTTCGAGTGAAGGAAAACTGACACCCGCGTTTTCACCATCAAAAACCCAATACCAGATAAATGTATCTAGCAGCACGCAAAGTATTTCAGTAGCTGCAAGTGTATATGATGCAGGTGCATCTATTGCAGGCGGAAACACAAGAGTACTTGATCTGAAAATCGGTGATAACGACTTAAGTTTCACTGTAATTGCCCAAGATCAAAAAACGCAAAAAACATACAAGGTTCGTGTGGTGAGGGTGAATTACCCAACAATAGTTTCAAATGCTAATACATCTACAAACAATATTAATACTCCTACAACACCGACTATAGTTACTGTTCCGGAAGAAAAAATACCTGAAGCATTTTCAGGCTACCAGGACATAAAAGGACATTGGGCGGAGACAGATATTTCGGAACTTATGAAAGACAAAATTGTGAGTGGATATGATGACAATACTATTAAGCCAGATTCTAAAATTACAAGAGCTGAAATGGCTAAGCTTATTGTATCAGTGCTTAAGCTTAAGATAGTCAATACAGGTTCCATCCAGTACAAAGATGCAGGAGAGTTTGCTGAATGGGCAAAACCATATATCGAAACAGCTCTTGAGAATAAGCTTATGATTGGGTATGATGATAGCTCATTTAAGGCTTCCAAATATATTACCCGTGAGGAAGCGGCTGCTGTTTTAATTAGAGCATTTGCTTTTGGAAAGGCTCAAAGCACAGAATTGAGTTTTACTGATTCAGGGAACATTCATACTTGGGCTTTGGAGTATGTGGCAAAAGCAGTTGAAATGAATATTATTAAAGGATATCCTGGAAATATGTTTTATCCAGAAAAGGAAGTAACGAGGGCGGAGTCCTTTGTAATGATAAATCGTTCAGTAAAGTTAATTAATGTAACAGTGGACAATAAATAA
- a CDS encoding copper amine oxidase N-terminal domain-containing protein, which produces MFAVIFTLNLTIVHEAANPITVIVNNNIVKFDVFPVIENGRTLVPVRAIFEALGAVVTWNANTRTAIGVKGTRTVNIKVDSTDATINGIHKKLDVPAKIIQNRTLVPLRFISESLGSIVSWNGETRTAKITDNNTQVQESTQTTNFNRISLDIPDGWIYSTNPEAASGTDQYNWRLH; this is translated from the coding sequence ATGTTTGCTGTAATATTTACTTTGAATCTTACTATAGTACATGAAGCAGCTAATCCTATTACAGTAATAGTTAATAACAATATAGTTAAATTTGATGTGTTTCCGGTAATAGAGAATGGAAGGACACTTGTACCAGTAAGAGCGATCTTTGAGGCTCTCGGTGCTGTTGTTACCTGGAACGCGAATACGAGAACAGCAATAGGAGTAAAAGGTACTCGAACGGTTAATATCAAAGTAGATAGTACTGATGCAACTATAAACGGCATTCATAAAAAGCTTGATGTACCAGCCAAGATAATACAGAATAGGACATTGGTTCCGCTAAGATTTATCTCTGAGAGTCTTGGATCAATTGTATCATGGAACGGAGAAACAAGGACGGCAAAGATCACTGATAATAATACCCAAGTGCAAGAAAGCACTCAGACTACTAATTTCAATAGAATATCTTTAGATATTCCAGATGGATGGATATACTCAACTAATCCTGAAGCTGCATCAGGTACAGATCAGTACAACTGGAGATTACACTGA
- a CDS encoding YbjQ family protein, with product MDRRYITTTFSFDDKKVVSYLGIVRGITVRSRSIVGNIGAGIQSIFGGNISLYTELCERARQEAFEIMVQHADQIGANAIIGMRYDANEVSQGITEVLCYGTAVRIE from the coding sequence ATGGATCGTCGTTATATAACAACAACTTTTTCATTTGATGACAAAAAAGTAGTATCTTACCTAGGCATTGTAAGGGGCATCACTGTTCGTTCGAGAAGTATAGTAGGAAACATAGGTGCAGGAATTCAAAGTATATTTGGAGGAAACATATCTCTCTATACTGAATTATGTGAAAGAGCCAGACAGGAAGCGTTTGAAATCATGGTACAGCATGCCGATCAGATTGGTGCAAATGCCATAATCGGAATGAGATATGACGCCAATGAGGTTTCACAAGGCATAACCGAAGTTTTATGCTATGGAACGGCTGTCAGAATAGAGTAG
- the glyA gene encoding serine hydroxymethyltransferase translates to MYNIDEVLKIDPEVAKAMKDEVGRQRNKIELIASENFVSNAVMQAMGTPLTNKYAEGYPGKRYYGGCEFVDEVERLAIERAKQIFGAEHANVQPHSGAQANMAVFFAVLEPGDTVLGMNLAHGGHLSHGSPVNISGKYYKIVPYGVRNDNFRIDYEELRKLAKENNPKLIVAGASAYPRELDFKAFREIADEVGAYLMVDMAHIAGLIAAGIHPNPVPYSHFVTTTTHKTLRGPRGGMILCKEEYAKMIDKAVFPGLQGGPLMHVIAAKAVSFKEAMTDEFKVYQNQVVKNAKVLAQSLMDKGLNIVSGGTDNHLMLMDLRNINVTGKEAQFMLDEVFITVNKNGIPFDTQSPFITSGIRIGTPAVTSRGMKEEDMKEIAELIHMTLTDFDNSREKVVQRVGTLCGKYPLY, encoded by the coding sequence ATGTACAATATTGATGAAGTTTTAAAAATTGATCCAGAAGTTGCAAAGGCTATGAAAGACGAAGTTGGCCGTCAAAGGAACAAAATAGAGCTTATTGCATCTGAAAATTTTGTTAGCAATGCAGTTATGCAAGCTATGGGTACACCGCTTACAAATAAATATGCAGAGGGATATCCTGGAAAAAGATATTACGGAGGCTGCGAATTTGTAGATGAGGTAGAGAGGCTGGCAATCGAAAGGGCTAAGCAAATATTCGGAGCAGAGCATGCAAACGTTCAGCCCCACTCAGGCGCTCAGGCCAATATGGCGGTGTTTTTTGCAGTTTTAGAGCCAGGTGATACAGTATTAGGTATGAACCTTGCTCACGGCGGCCACTTAAGCCATGGAAGCCCTGTAAACATATCTGGTAAGTACTATAAGATAGTACCTTATGGAGTTAGAAACGACAACTTTAGAATAGATTATGAGGAATTAAGGAAGCTTGCAAAAGAAAACAATCCAAAGCTCATAGTTGCAGGTGCAAGTGCATATCCTAGAGAGTTGGATTTTAAGGCTTTTAGGGAAATTGCCGACGAGGTGGGAGCATACCTGATGGTGGATATGGCTCATATAGCAGGATTAATAGCTGCGGGTATCCATCCAAACCCTGTTCCTTATTCACATTTTGTTACAACTACTACCCACAAAACTTTAAGGGGACCTCGTGGAGGTATGATTCTTTGTAAGGAAGAGTATGCTAAAATGATAGACAAGGCAGTTTTTCCGGGTCTTCAGGGTGGACCTCTGATGCATGTGATTGCTGCGAAGGCTGTTAGCTTTAAAGAGGCAATGACAGATGAATTCAAAGTTTATCAGAATCAGGTAGTTAAGAATGCAAAGGTTCTTGCACAGAGCCTCATGGACAAAGGACTTAACATAGTTTCAGGCGGAACAGACAACCACCTTATGCTGATGGATTTGAGAAATATAAATGTTACAGGTAAAGAAGCTCAGTTTATGCTTGATGAGGTGTTCATAACAGTTAATAAAAACGGAATCCCCTTTGATACACAGAGTCCTTTCATAACAAGCGGTATAAGAATAGGTACCCCTGCTGTTACTTCAAGGGGCATGAAGGAAGAGGATATGAAGGAGATTGCAGAACTTATTCATATGACACTTACTGATTTTGACAACTCCAGGGAGAAGGTTGTTCAGAGGGTTGGCACTCTTTGCGGCAAATATCCACTTTATTAA
- a CDS encoding replication-associated recombination protein A encodes MENSKDDTKENTREDSRDKKEPLAYRMCPRTIDEFFGQEEIVGQGRLLYRMIKADRIASIILYGPPGTGKTSLARIIASTTKSRFEKLNAVTSGVADIKRIASDTQNPILNPNGKTVLFVDEIHRFNKSQQDALLPYVENGTIVLIGATTENPFFEVNKALISRSSVFMLKPLGVESLKSIIKNALKDKDRGLGNYDVKLDDDALDYLAEISNGDARTALNSIELAVLTSELDENGIIHISLATIEECVQKKHITFDKSGESHYDNISAFIKSMRGSDPDAAVFYLARAIYAGEDPVFLARRIIICASEDVGMANPSALQVAVAAAEAVRMIGMPEARIILAHAAVMVATSPKSNSSYKAIGKALSDVSTKRTGEVPMHLRNAPANGMKDLGYGQGYRYAHDYQGNIVDQEYLPKEMRGTVYYEPTANGYEARIKEWLDRWKNRNKDKREGL; translated from the coding sequence ATGGAAAACTCGAAAGATGATACAAAAGAAAATACAAGAGAAGATTCAAGAGATAAAAAGGAACCCCTTGCATACAGAATGTGCCCGAGGACTATAGACGAATTTTTCGGACAGGAAGAAATTGTAGGGCAAGGAAGGCTTCTATACAGAATGATCAAGGCAGACAGAATAGCTTCAATCATACTATACGGGCCACCTGGCACTGGGAAAACTTCTCTTGCAAGGATAATCGCATCTACCACAAAGTCCAGGTTTGAAAAACTTAATGCGGTAACCTCGGGAGTGGCAGATATTAAACGGATTGCATCAGATACCCAAAACCCTATATTGAATCCTAACGGAAAGACTGTTTTGTTTGTAGATGAGATTCACAGATTCAATAAATCACAGCAGGACGCGTTGCTGCCATATGTGGAAAACGGCACGATTGTGCTTATAGGTGCAACTACTGAAAATCCGTTCTTTGAAGTAAATAAAGCTTTGATATCAAGATCCTCCGTCTTTATGCTTAAGCCCCTTGGCGTTGAGAGCCTGAAGAGCATAATAAAAAATGCACTTAAGGACAAAGATCGAGGACTGGGTAATTATGATGTAAAATTGGATGATGATGCACTTGATTATCTGGCAGAAATAAGCAACGGTGATGCAAGAACAGCACTAAATTCCATAGAGCTGGCTGTGCTTACATCTGAGCTTGATGAAAACGGTATAATTCACATCAGTTTGGCAACAATTGAAGAGTGTGTGCAAAAAAAGCATATTACATTTGATAAATCAGGCGAAAGTCATTATGACAATATAAGTGCTTTTATAAAATCAATGAGGGGCAGTGACCCTGATGCGGCAGTTTTTTATCTAGCAAGGGCAATATATGCAGGTGAAGATCCTGTGTTTTTGGCAAGGAGGATAATAATATGTGCATCGGAGGATGTTGGAATGGCAAATCCATCTGCACTACAAGTAGCTGTTGCTGCTGCAGAGGCGGTGAGAATGATCGGTATGCCGGAAGCCAGAATTATCCTGGCACATGCGGCAGTCATGGTTGCTACAAGCCCTAAGTCCAATTCCAGTTACAAGGCTATCGGCAAAGCATTAAGTGATGTTTCTACGAAGCGGACAGGAGAGGTTCCAATGCACTTAAGGAATGCACCTGCTAATGGAATGAAGGATTTGGGATATGGTCAAGGCTACAGGTATGCACATGACTATCAGGGGAATATTGTTGATCAGGAATACCTGCCGAAGGAAATGAGGGGTACGGTCTATTATGAACCGACAGCCAATGGATATGAGGCAAGAATAAAGGAATGGCTTGACAGATGGAAAAACAGAAACAAGGATAAAAGGGAGGGTCTATAA
- a CDS encoding Rrf2 family transcriptional regulator, translating to MKLSTKGRYGVKAMLDLALHSSEGNISLKSIAERQELSENYLEQLFASLRKAGLVKSIRGAQGGYILSDKPDKISVGSVLRALEGSLAPVSCVSGDNESSCDRYGFCVTKMIWEKMMNGVNEVVDSISLQDLINEYHRLNKNDDIMYFI from the coding sequence ATGAAGCTATCTACAAAGGGGAGATATGGTGTTAAAGCCATGCTTGATCTTGCACTCCATAGCTCTGAAGGAAACATTTCTCTTAAAAGCATAGCGGAGAGACAGGAATTATCAGAAAACTATCTTGAGCAGCTTTTTGCATCCCTTCGGAAAGCAGGGCTTGTAAAAAGTATAAGGGGAGCACAAGGGGGGTACATACTTTCAGATAAACCTGACAAAATATCGGTAGGATCTGTATTAAGGGCATTAGAAGGTTCTCTTGCACCGGTAAGCTGTGTCAGTGGGGATAATGAATCTTCTTGTGACAGGTATGGCTTCTGCGTCACAAAAATGATATGGGAAAAAATGATGAATGGGGTAAATGAGGTAGTTGATTCCATATCTTTGCAGGACCTTATCAATGAGTACCACAGGCTTAATAAAAATGATGATATAATGTACTTTATCTGA
- the nifS gene encoding cysteine desulfurase NifS — MGEKLIYMDHAATTYVKPEVVEAMTPFFTNSFGNASSIYTIGRESKKAIEESREKVADAIGAQAREIFFTGSGTEADNWAIKGVAYANKARGNHIITTSIEHHAVLHTCQYLENDGFEVTYLPVDEFGLVTPQQVADAIRPNTILITIMFANNEIGTVQPIAEIGKIAREKGIYFHTDAVQAIGNIHVNVKEMNIDLMSISSHKFYGPKGVGALYVRKGVKLVSFIHGGAQERGRRASTENIPGIVGFGKAIELATANLDEYNKKIMALRDRTIEEVMKKIPFVKLNGHREKRLPGNVNFSFEFIEGESLLLMLDMKGIAASSGSACTSGSLDPSHVLLAIGLPHEIAHGSLRLTYGEENTNEDVDKLLEVLPVIVERLREMSPLYENVKRGNKNV, encoded by the coding sequence ATGGGAGAAAAACTTATATATATGGATCATGCTGCAACGACTTATGTTAAACCTGAGGTAGTTGAAGCTATGACTCCATTTTTTACTAATAGCTTCGGCAATGCTTCTTCCATATATACAATTGGAAGAGAGAGCAAAAAGGCGATAGAAGAGTCAAGAGAAAAGGTGGCTGATGCAATCGGTGCCCAGGCAAGAGAGATATTTTTTACGGGATCCGGGACCGAAGCAGACAATTGGGCTATCAAAGGCGTAGCATATGCAAATAAAGCTAGGGGAAACCACATTATAACGACAAGTATTGAACATCATGCTGTTCTTCATACATGCCAGTATCTCGAAAATGACGGCTTTGAGGTAACATATCTGCCTGTTGATGAGTTCGGGCTTGTGACACCCCAGCAGGTTGCCGATGCGATACGGCCAAACACCATACTTATAACAATAATGTTTGCAAATAACGAAATCGGAACTGTGCAGCCAATTGCAGAAATAGGGAAGATTGCAAGGGAAAAGGGAATATATTTCCACACTGATGCTGTTCAGGCCATTGGTAATATACATGTAAATGTAAAGGAAATGAATATTGATCTCATGTCAATTTCATCCCATAAGTTCTATGGGCCAAAGGGAGTAGGTGCACTCTATGTAAGAAAGGGAGTAAAGCTTGTTTCCTTTATACATGGGGGTGCCCAGGAGAGAGGAAGAAGAGCCAGTACAGAAAACATACCGGGTATCGTCGGATTTGGTAAGGCAATTGAGCTTGCAACGGCCAATCTTGATGAATACAATAAAAAGATTATGGCATTAAGGGATAGGACCATAGAAGAGGTAATGAAAAAAATACCTTTTGTAAAATTAAACGGACACAGGGAAAAGAGATTACCTGGAAACGTGAATTTTTCATTTGAATTTATTGAGGGGGAATCACTCTTATTGATGCTTGATATGAAAGGCATTGCGGCTTCAAGCGGTTCAGCATGTACTTCCGGATCTTTAGATCCTTCCCATGTCCTATTAGCTATAGGTTTACCGCATGAAATAGCACATGGGTCATTGAGACTTACCTATGGTGAGGAAAACACCAATGAAGATGTTGATAAGCTGCTGGAAGTACTGCCTGTTATTGTTGAAAGATTGAGAGAAATGTCACCATTATATGAAAATGTGAAGAGAGGTAATAAAAATGTATAG
- the nifU gene encoding Fe-S cluster assembly scaffold protein NifU, whose product MYSDKVMDHFMNPRNVGEIEDADGVGQVGNAKCGDIMKMYLKIDNGVIVDAKFKTFGCGAAVATSSMSTELVVGKTIEEALQITNKAVAEALDGLPPAKMHCSNLAEEAIRAAIEDYKRKNGLLDECDSASACGRRCDDIHHDHHEHDEDDE is encoded by the coding sequence ATGTATAGCGATAAAGTTATGGATCATTTTATGAACCCTAGAAATGTAGGGGAGATTGAAGATGCTGACGGAGTTGGTCAAGTAGGTAATGCTAAATGCGGAGACATAATGAAAATGTATCTTAAGATAGATAATGGTGTGATAGTAGATGCTAAATTCAAGACATTTGGGTGCGGTGCTGCTGTTGCAACCAGTAGTATGTCTACTGAGCTTGTTGTAGGAAAGACTATTGAAGAAGCCCTTCAGATCACAAACAAGGCTGTGGCTGAAGCGTTGGATGGACTTCCGCCTGCAAAGATGCACTGTTCAAATCTGGCAGAAGAAGCAATAAGGGCTGCTATTGAAGATTATAAGAGGAAAAACGGATTATTGGATGAATGTGATTCGGCTTCTGCTTGCGGAAGGCGTTGTGATGATATACATCATGATCACCACGAGCACGATGAAGACGACGAATGA